A DNA window from Desulfatibacillum aliphaticivorans DSM 15576 contains the following coding sequences:
- a CDS encoding class I SAM-dependent methyltransferase: MAWSTPPEDMIFLGDLLTTAPQAAKKLNRSAVFAHYEMSTTDLESSLELAALAVPHIHAMMVPGGIMFSSLPLEHASWESVPVPSTVKPGRYFIYKAGA; encoded by the coding sequence ATTGCCTGGAGCACGCCGCCCGAAGACATGATTTTCCTGGGAGACCTCCTGACCACCGCGCCCCAGGCCGCCAAAAAACTAAACCGGTCTGCGGTTTTCGCCCATTACGAAATGTCCACCACCGATTTGGAATCCAGCCTGGAGCTGGCCGCCCTGGCCGTCCCCCATATCCACGCCATGATGGTCCCCGGAGGGATAATGTTTTCCAGCCTTCCCCTGGAGCATGCAAGCTGGGAGTCCGTTCCCGTCCCTTCCACGGTCAAGCCGGGGAGGTACTTCATTTATAAGGCGGGCGCTTGA
- a CDS encoding TetR/AcrR family transcriptional regulator codes for MPKQSQEDKRNHIAEVAAKVFSNMGYLSSSLQDVALAADMSKAGLYHYFKSKEELLAFILLKNTDSFLHALRACIAENVQNGMAPKDSFKSLMQTYARHLNQDQDLRLIVLRERHQLSGQYKDELFAKEQELFRTLREELKKVPDVEEDLDLNAIIFLFISMSHWLGYWFKEGLPLGMDEIIDQNIRIILKGILKE; via the coding sequence TTGCCCAAGCAAAGCCAGGAAGACAAAAGAAACCACATCGCCGAAGTTGCGGCCAAGGTGTTCAGCAACATGGGCTACTTAAGCTCTTCGCTCCAAGACGTGGCCCTGGCGGCCGACATGAGCAAGGCCGGCCTGTATCACTATTTCAAATCCAAGGAAGAGCTTCTGGCCTTCATCCTTTTGAAAAACACGGATTCCTTTTTGCACGCATTGCGGGCTTGCATCGCGGAGAACGTCCAAAACGGCATGGCGCCCAAGGACTCCTTCAAAAGCCTCATGCAGACCTACGCCCGCCACCTCAATCAGGATCAGGACCTGCGCTTGATCGTCCTGCGGGAAAGGCATCAGCTTTCCGGCCAATATAAGGACGAGCTGTTCGCCAAGGAGCAGGAGCTTTTCCGGACCTTACGGGAAGAACTGAAAAAGGTTCCGGACGTGGAAGAGGACCTGGATTTGAACGCCATCATTTTTCTGTTTATCTCCATGAGCCACTGGCTGGGCTACTGGTTTAAGGAAGGCCTGCCCTTGGGCATGGACGAGATCATCGACCAGAACATCCGCATTATTTTAAAAGGCATTTTGAAAGAATAG
- a CDS encoding MaoC family dehydratase, with product MTAEKLPDRFEKDFFKHESQQRSWDDLVVGETYDAEPFEVTPERIQLYVEGTEDFNPFFTDEEAAKNSQFEGLIAPPTILTPIVFAAVSPDSWIKMPGAINPGQRWEFGVPVRPGDTIYCHIKLRDKYIKRGKKYAMSEMHITNQNDEFVCRWTGGLVLQFQGNEEMKNR from the coding sequence ATGACAGCGGAAAAACTACCGGATCGCTTTGAAAAAGACTTCTTCAAGCACGAATCGCAGCAGCGCAGTTGGGACGACCTGGTGGTGGGCGAGACCTACGACGCCGAGCCCTTTGAGGTCACCCCGGAACGGATCCAGCTGTATGTGGAAGGCACCGAAGACTTCAACCCGTTTTTCACGGATGAGGAGGCCGCCAAGAATTCCCAGTTTGAAGGTTTGATTGCGCCTCCGACAATTCTTACGCCCATTGTTTTCGCCGCGGTTTCCCCGGACAGCTGGATTAAAATGCCGGGCGCCATCAATCCAGGGCAGCGGTGGGAGTTCGGCGTTCCCGTGCGCCCTGGCGACACTATCTATTGCCATATCAAGCTCAGGGACAAGTATATCAAGCGGGGCAAAAAATACGCCATGTCCGAAATGCACATCACCAATCAGAATGACGAGTTTGTGTGCAGGTGGACCGGGGGGCTGGTGCTGCAGTTCCAGGGCAACGAGGAAATGAAGAACCGCTAA